The following are encoded in a window of Halorarum salinum genomic DNA:
- the carA gene encoding glutamine-hydrolyzing carbamoyl-phosphate synthase small subunit, with protein sequence MADAYVALEDGRVFEARSRSPGRTRGELVFTTAYTGYEESLTDPSYEEQVLTFSYPLIGNYGVRDERFESDRVHPRAAVAREFTDDVAEWLAGEDVPAVDHLDTRELVTSVREEGAMKCGIAAGQDATPEAAREELAECKGMSEHTDIGAQVSTPEPYTVTGGGEYDVALVDCGAKGSIASSLAERGADVHVLPYDADPATVADLDPDVLFVSNGPGDPANFGETQSLVEEFVGELPLAGICLGQQIVARAFGGETEKMAFGHRGVNQPVRDLESGTVVMTTQNHGYSVADPGRLDVTQVNVNDDTAEGLASEEYDVVTRQYHPEANPGPHDSLGFFDEVLDLTGRSRTPVAAD encoded by the coding sequence ATGGCGGACGCCTACGTCGCGCTGGAGGACGGCCGCGTGTTCGAAGCACGGAGCCGTTCGCCCGGCCGCACACGTGGTGAACTGGTGTTCACGACCGCGTACACGGGGTACGAGGAGTCGCTGACGGACCCCTCCTACGAGGAGCAGGTCCTCACGTTCTCCTACCCCCTCATCGGCAACTACGGCGTCCGAGACGAGCGGTTCGAGTCGGACCGCGTCCACCCGCGCGCCGCCGTCGCGCGCGAGTTCACGGACGACGTGGCCGAGTGGCTCGCCGGGGAGGACGTGCCCGCGGTGGACCACCTCGACACGCGCGAACTCGTCACCTCCGTCCGCGAGGAGGGGGCGATGAAGTGCGGCATCGCCGCGGGCCAGGACGCGACCCCCGAGGCCGCCCGCGAGGAACTGGCCGAGTGCAAGGGGATGAGCGAGCACACGGATATCGGCGCGCAGGTGTCGACGCCCGAACCCTACACGGTCACGGGCGGGGGGGAGTACGACGTCGCGCTGGTGGACTGTGGCGCGAAGGGCTCGATCGCCTCCTCGCTCGCGGAGCGCGGCGCCGACGTCCACGTCCTGCCGTACGACGCGGACCCGGCGACCGTGGCCGACCTCGACCCTGACGTGCTGTTCGTCTCGAACGGGCCGGGCGACCCGGCGAACTTCGGCGAGACGCAGTCGCTCGTCGAGGAGTTCGTTGGCGAACTCCCGCTGGCGGGCATCTGTCTCGGCCAGCAAATCGTCGCCCGCGCGTTCGGCGGCGAGACGGAGAAGATGGCGTTCGGCCACCGCGGCGTGAACCAGCCGGTTCGCGACCTGGAGTCCGGAACGGTCGTGATGACGACCCAGAACCACGGCTACTCGGTCGCCGACCCCGGCAGGCTCGACGTGACCCAGGTGAACGTGAACGACGACACCGCCGAGGGGCTCGCGAGCGAGGAGTACGACGTCGTGACGCGGCAGTACCACCCCGAGGCGAACCCCGGCCCGCACGACTCGCTCGGCTTCTTCGACGAGGTGCTCGACCTCACGGGGCGATCGCGCACGCCCGTCGCCGCGGATTAA
- a CDS encoding diacylglycerol/lipid kinase family protein produces the protein MGSRVLVRNPESGDQRRSVQAAQEAEERGYEVLNTSEEGEEVDLAREAAAGGADVVVACGGDGTLNGVARGVDRAGRLEEVTLGVVPAGTGNGFAGNVGIDGVTEAFESVEAGRTRRLDVGMADWSGESGRGDGSDAGSSGAGDAGLAGGDADETARPFLNSCICGLTAEASARTEPALKQRLGVLAYVFTTLQHTGDFEGLELDIRAGSESDPVWSGEAALLLVGNARRFPNRQANVEDGKLDVVVIEDAPTIDYLARGAVERLFQGEVSHLTRLRVPSLVVDAGEPRQFSLDGEMVERERLEITTRERVMEFAVGEGYDPNPVDDRADGE, from the coding sequence ATGGGAAGTCGCGTCCTCGTCCGGAACCCGGAGAGCGGCGACCAGCGACGGAGCGTCCAGGCGGCACAGGAGGCCGAGGAGCGCGGGTACGAGGTGTTGAACACCTCCGAGGAGGGCGAGGAGGTCGACCTCGCCCGGGAGGCGGCCGCCGGCGGCGCGGACGTGGTGGTCGCCTGCGGCGGCGACGGCACCCTCAACGGCGTGGCCCGGGGGGTCGACCGGGCGGGACGGCTCGAGGAGGTCACGCTCGGCGTGGTTCCGGCCGGCACCGGGAACGGCTTCGCCGGCAACGTCGGCATCGACGGGGTGACCGAGGCGTTCGAGAGCGTCGAGGCCGGGCGGACGCGCCGCCTCGACGTCGGGATGGCCGACTGGTCGGGCGAGTCGGGCCGCGGCGACGGGAGCGACGCCGGATCGTCGGGAGCGGGAGACGCGGGGCTGGCGGGCGGCGACGCCGACGAGACCGCCCGGCCGTTCCTGAACTCCTGTATCTGCGGGCTGACGGCGGAGGCGAGCGCGCGCACGGAGCCGGCGCTGAAACAGCGGCTCGGCGTCCTCGCGTACGTGTTCACGACGCTCCAGCACACGGGCGACTTCGAGGGGCTCGAACTCGACATCCGCGCCGGGTCCGAGAGCGACCCGGTGTGGTCGGGCGAGGCGGCCCTGCTTCTGGTCGGGAACGCCCGGCGGTTCCCCAACCGGCAGGCGAACGTCGAGGACGGGAAACTGGACGTGGTGGTCATCGAGGACGCACCGACCATCGACTACCTCGCGCGCGGCGCGGTCGAGCGACTCTTCCAGGGGGAGGTCTCGCATCTCACCCGGCTCCGGGTCCCCTCGCTCGTCGTCGACGCGGGCGAGCCGCGGCAGTTCTCGCTCGACGGCGAGATGGTCGAGCGCGAACGGCTCGAGATCACCACGCGCGAGCGGGTGATGGAGTTCGCCGTCGGGGAGGGCTACGATCCGAACCCCGTCGACGACCGGGCGGACGGCGAGTAA
- the hemA gene encoding glutamyl-tRNA reductase: protein MTEAGIICGVSVSHAHADLDEIEAAGGGSARAVVSRLLARDGVTEAFAVRTCNRAEAYVVADEAADGARALADFAPEVRDGAVVHLDHEGSLRHLMRVAAGLESLVLGEDQIVGQLKRAIEESRAAGGIGETLEDALTKAVHVGERARTETAINEGVVSLGSAAVDLAARETELTGATALVLGAGEMGTLTARALAEADVDRIVVANRTVPHAEHVACELDVAAEAVGIEEAPAVAGEADVLVAATGADGPVLGPEDLADAGETVCIDLAQPRDVDPAAAGGGVAVYDLDALEAVTAETRESRRAEAERVEAMVDAELDRLLASFKRRRADEAISAMYEGAEVTKARELDRALTKLEAQGELTDEQRETVESLADALVGQLLAAPTKSLREAALEDDWTTIHTAIRLFDPEFDVPVASDDGAGMTPREGVADRLSDD, encoded by the coding sequence ATGACTGAGGCGGGGATCATCTGCGGCGTCAGCGTCAGCCACGCACACGCCGACCTGGACGAGATCGAGGCCGCCGGCGGGGGGAGCGCCCGCGCGGTCGTCTCGCGGCTGCTCGCACGCGATGGCGTCACCGAGGCGTTCGCGGTGCGGACGTGCAACCGGGCGGAGGCGTACGTCGTCGCCGACGAGGCGGCCGACGGCGCCCGCGCGCTCGCGGACTTCGCGCCCGAGGTCAGGGACGGCGCGGTCGTCCACCTCGACCACGAGGGGTCGCTCCGCCACCTGATGCGCGTCGCCGCGGGCCTCGAGTCGCTCGTCCTCGGCGAGGACCAGATCGTCGGCCAGCTGAAACGCGCGATCGAGGAGTCACGCGCGGCGGGCGGCATCGGAGAGACGCTTGAGGACGCGCTCACGAAGGCGGTCCACGTCGGCGAGCGCGCCCGCACCGAGACGGCCATCAACGAGGGCGTCGTCTCGCTCGGCTCCGCGGCCGTCGACCTCGCGGCCCGGGAGACCGAGCTGACGGGCGCGACCGCGCTCGTGCTCGGCGCCGGCGAGATGGGCACGCTCACGGCACGCGCGCTGGCGGAGGCGGACGTCGACCGGATCGTCGTCGCGAACCGGACGGTCCCCCACGCCGAGCACGTCGCGTGCGAACTCGACGTGGCCGCCGAGGCGGTGGGGATCGAGGAGGCCCCCGCGGTCGCCGGCGAGGCGGACGTGCTCGTCGCGGCCACCGGTGCGGACGGCCCCGTCCTCGGCCCCGAGGACCTGGCGGACGCCGGCGAGACCGTGTGCATCGACCTCGCCCAGCCGCGGGACGTCGACCCCGCGGCGGCGGGCGGGGGCGTCGCCGTCTACGACCTCGACGCGCTGGAGGCGGTCACGGCCGAGACGCGGGAGAGCCGCCGCGCGGAGGCCGAACGGGTTGAGGCGATGGTCGACGCCGAACTCGACCGCCTGCTCGCGTCGTTCAAGCGCAGGCGCGCCGACGAGGCCATCTCGGCCATGTACGAGGGCGCCGAGGTGACGAAGGCGCGCGAGCTCGACCGTGCACTCACGAAACTCGAGGCCCAGGGCGAGTTGACCGACGAGCAGCGCGAGACCGTCGAGTCGCTCGCGGACGCGCTCGTCGGCCAGTTGCTCGCCGCGCCGACCAAGAGCCTCCGCGAGGCCGCCCTCGAGGACGACTGGACCACCATCCACACGGCCATCCGCCTGTTCGACCCCGAGTTCGACGTGCCGGTCGCGTCCGACGACGGCGCGGGGATGACCCCCCGGGAGGGCGTCGCCGACCGTCTCTCGGACGACTGA
- a CDS encoding 4a-hydroxytetrahydrobiopterin dehydratase: protein MADLLSDEEVSERLPADWEREGDEIVRTYEFDSYLEGVGFAAGAGGLAEEAFHHPELTIGWREVEARLTTHDAGGITDSDIDLAERFDELAD from the coding sequence ATGGCAGACCTACTCTCGGACGAGGAGGTATCGGAGCGGCTACCCGCCGACTGGGAGCGCGAGGGCGACGAGATCGTCCGGACGTACGAGTTCGACTCCTACCTCGAGGGGGTCGGCTTCGCGGCCGGGGCCGGCGGGCTGGCCGAGGAGGCGTTCCATCACCCCGAACTCACCATCGGCTGGCGCGAGGTGGAGGCCCGGTTGACGACCCACGACGCCGGCGGCATCACCGACAGCGACATCGACCTCGCCGAGCGCTTCGACGAGCTCGCGGACTGA
- a CDS encoding PHP-associated domain-containing protein: MPEFAVDLHNHSRFFHGFVGRSTPYDPVGLRLHGLVARLRGLDALAVTNHDYAYVGDAGLPVVPGVEVSTTMGHVVVVGPDPPRRTTPGEYTPGELVDRAHDRGCAAVLAHPFRNSSARESKADFDAVELNGKNPEHDARTLQLADRRDLPVVGGSDAHYPIEVGRAYTVLEADTSDPADVADAIRAGRVSPVSNLGHAHRLIDRGYTAVHRGRRWLRAREGEASARGTAGGTRDGESSAGGNGAGESSTGGSGTRESGDE, encoded by the coding sequence GTGCCAGAGTTCGCGGTCGACCTCCACAACCACAGTCGGTTCTTCCACGGATTCGTCGGCCGGTCGACGCCGTACGACCCCGTCGGGCTCCGCCTGCACGGCCTCGTCGCCCGCCTCAGGGGGCTCGACGCGCTTGCGGTCACCAACCACGACTACGCCTACGTCGGGGACGCCGGCCTCCCGGTCGTGCCCGGGGTCGAGGTGTCCACCACGATGGGCCACGTCGTCGTGGTCGGCCCCGACCCGCCGCGACGGACGACCCCCGGGGAGTATACGCCGGGCGAACTCGTCGACCGCGCTCACGACCGCGGCTGTGCGGCCGTCCTCGCGCACCCGTTCCGGAACAGCTCCGCCCGGGAGTCGAAGGCCGACTTCGACGCCGTGGAGCTGAACGGGAAGAACCCGGAGCACGACGCCCGGACGCTGCAACTCGCCGACCGTCGCGACCTCCCGGTCGTCGGCGGGAGCGACGCGCACTACCCGATCGAGGTCGGGCGGGCGTACACGGTCCTCGAGGCGGACACCTCCGACCCGGCCGACGTGGCCGACGCGATCCGCGCGGGCCGCGTCTCGCCGGTCTCGAACCTCGGCCACGCCCACCGGCTCATCGACCGGGGGTACACCGCCGTACACAGGGGGCGCCGGTGGCTCAGGGCCAGGGAGGGCGAGGCGTCGGCGAGGGGGACCGCCGGCGGGACGCGCGACGGAGAGAGCAGCGCGGGCGGGAACGGTGCGGGCGAGAGCAGCACGGGCGGGAGCGGCACGCGCGAGAGCGGCGACGAATAG
- a CDS encoding DUF7260 family protein, with amino-acid sequence MSDPTGGVGRLPASSVEESVESACYVAGCAHPDLVAAGAVLAVTALFLLLSGLVLTRLSDARDALGTERTRTRAERDAFRQFRQRVAGLDPSDPQPPDPTPGGGGVMAVAGGGVANDASLADARRAYRETVMATSHYEEEYDESLAENVGAEFSETVASALTDGGTLTPQLHAALATGAERARRDRDELLAALDREEATIEAAEDALAPAVAAADEIDERDLRRSSYRDFVADLERLEYHEREVESLLADRQSTVHERESERPFWYDYLYGSLPSPYPVLAAGTRTLSALADAKDELASAASDR; translated from the coding sequence ATGAGTGATCCGACCGGCGGCGTCGGACGCCTCCCCGCATCCTCGGTCGAGGAGAGCGTCGAGTCCGCCTGTTACGTGGCCGGCTGTGCGCATCCGGACCTCGTCGCGGCCGGGGCGGTGCTCGCGGTCACCGCCCTCTTCCTCCTCCTCTCCGGACTCGTTCTCACCAGGCTGTCGGACGCGCGCGACGCCCTCGGGACCGAGCGGACGCGGACCCGCGCCGAGCGGGACGCGTTCCGGCAGTTCCGCCAGCGGGTCGCCGGGCTCGACCCCTCGGACCCGCAGCCACCCGACCCGACGCCGGGCGGAGGAGGGGTGATGGCCGTCGCCGGCGGCGGGGTCGCGAACGACGCCTCGCTGGCCGACGCGCGGCGCGCCTACCGCGAGACCGTCATGGCGACCTCGCACTACGAGGAGGAGTACGACGAGTCGCTCGCGGAGAACGTCGGCGCGGAGTTCTCCGAGACGGTCGCGAGCGCCCTGACCGACGGCGGGACGCTCACCCCCCAGCTCCACGCCGCGCTCGCCACCGGGGCCGAGCGGGCCCGGCGCGACCGCGACGAACTGCTCGCGGCGCTCGACCGCGAGGAAGCGACGATCGAGGCCGCCGAGGACGCGCTCGCGCCCGCCGTCGCCGCGGCCGACGAGATCGACGAACGCGACCTCCGGCGGTCGAGCTACCGCGACTTCGTCGCCGACCTCGAACGCCTGGAGTACCACGAGCGGGAGGTGGAGTCGCTGCTCGCGGACCGGCAGTCGACCGTCCACGAGCGGGAGTCCGAGCGCCCGTTCTGGTACGACTACCTCTACGGGAGCCTCCCGTCGCCGTACCCCGTGCTCGCGGCCGGGACGCGGACGCTCTCGGCGCTCGCGGACGCGAAGGACGAACTCGCGAGCGCGGCGAGCGACCGCTGA
- a CDS encoding AzlC family ABC transporter permease, translating into MDTRLAELRAGVRDTLPLLLGIVPFALVAGVAGVEAGLTPLQTVGMSMVVFAGASQLAAIDLLGRDAALGVVVLTAVVINLRMMMYSASIAPHFRALSARVRAGCAYLLTDQAYALAVARYTREDEVTRPPYYYLGVGATLWLVWQAGTVVGVAFGAGVPDAWRLDFAVPLVFLALLVPVLSDRPSVAAGLVAAAVAVVAVGLPFNAGLIAGALAGVASGIAAERLGLASGGSA; encoded by the coding sequence ATGGACACGCGACTCGCCGAGCTCCGCGCGGGCGTCCGTGACACCCTCCCGCTGCTGCTCGGCATCGTCCCCTTCGCGCTCGTCGCCGGGGTCGCCGGCGTCGAGGCCGGCCTCACGCCGCTCCAGACGGTCGGCATGTCGATGGTCGTCTTCGCCGGCGCCTCCCAGCTCGCGGCCATCGACCTGCTCGGCCGGGACGCCGCGCTCGGCGTGGTGGTGCTCACGGCGGTCGTCATCAACCTCCGGATGATGATGTACTCGGCCTCCATCGCGCCCCACTTCCGCGCGCTCTCGGCACGGGTCCGGGCGGGCTGTGCGTACCTGCTCACCGACCAGGCGTACGCGCTGGCGGTCGCGCGCTACACCCGGGAGGACGAGGTGACGCGCCCGCCGTACTACTACCTCGGCGTGGGGGCGACGCTCTGGCTCGTGTGGCAGGCGGGCACCGTCGTCGGCGTCGCCTTCGGCGCCGGCGTCCCCGACGCCTGGCGGCTGGACTTCGCCGTCCCGCTCGTGTTCCTCGCGCTGCTGGTGCCGGTCCTCTCGGACCGGCCGAGCGTCGCGGCGGGGCTCGTCGCGGCCGCCGTCGCGGTGGTCGCCGTCGGCCTGCCGTTCAACGCCGGGCTGATCGCGGGCGCGCTGGCGGGCGTCGCGTCGGGCATCGCGGCCGAACGGCTCGGGCTCGCGTCCGGGGGGTCGGCGTGA
- a CDS encoding Lrp/AsnC family transcriptional regulator has product MDDLDRRILNVLRRDARTPYTEIAERVGTSEGTVRNRVDRMTEEGVIERFTVTTRTGNVKAMVEISVDMNVNTSEVSSTLAEWEEVDFVWQVSGEEDIVLIVDCVDTRAVNELITRARELAEVEGTKTRLILDERLG; this is encoded by the coding sequence ATGGACGACCTCGATCGGCGCATCCTGAACGTCCTCAGGCGGGACGCGCGGACGCCCTACACCGAGATCGCCGAGCGCGTCGGCACCAGCGAGGGCACCGTTCGCAACCGGGTCGACCGGATGACCGAGGAGGGGGTCATCGAGCGCTTCACCGTCACCACGCGGACGGGGAACGTGAAGGCGATGGTCGAGATCAGCGTCGACATGAACGTCAACACGAGCGAGGTGTCCTCGACGCTCGCCGAGTGGGAGGAGGTCGACTTCGTCTGGCAGGTGTCCGGCGAGGAGGACATCGTCCTCATCGTCGACTGCGTGGACACGCGCGCGGTGAACGAACTCATCACCCGCGCTCGCGAACTGGCGGAGGTCGAGGGGACGAAGACCCGACTCATCCTCGACGAACGGCTTGGGTAG
- a CDS encoding precorrin-2 dehydrogenase/sirohydrochlorin ferrochelatase family protein: MIPLFHDFTDETVLVLGGGTVGARKARRFAREARTVVVSPAFADADFGDAELVRTEPTPADVGEFVADLAPALVVAATDDGAVNAAAESAAREAGALVNRADRAGERDAGSVVVPATVEDDPVTVAVATGGTAPALSRHLRERIEAEFPDVGAMAELAGEIRSELAAAEVPATARHEAVRAVVESSDVWKALQDGVANGRQEANRVMQEETREVLDD, translated from the coding sequence ATGATCCCCCTCTTCCACGACTTCACGGACGAGACCGTGCTCGTCCTCGGCGGCGGCACGGTCGGCGCGCGGAAGGCCCGCCGGTTCGCGCGCGAGGCGCGGACGGTCGTCGTCAGCCCCGCGTTCGCGGACGCGGACTTCGGCGACGCGGAACTGGTCCGGACCGAACCCACGCCGGCCGACGTGGGCGAGTTCGTCGCCGACCTCGCCCCGGCGCTCGTCGTCGCCGCCACCGACGACGGGGCGGTCAACGCGGCGGCCGAGTCGGCCGCGCGGGAGGCCGGGGCGCTGGTGAACCGGGCGGACCGGGCCGGCGAGCGCGACGCGGGGAGCGTCGTCGTCCCCGCGACCGTCGAGGACGACCCGGTGACCGTGGCGGTCGCGACCGGCGGCACCGCACCGGCGCTCTCCCGGCACCTCCGCGAGCGGATCGAGGCGGAGTTCCCGGACGTCGGCGCGATGGCCGAACTCGCCGGGGAGATCCGGTCGGAACTCGCGGCCGCCGAGGTCCCGGCGACCGCCCGCCACGAGGCGGTTCGGGCGGTGGTCGAGTCGTCGGACGTTTGGAAGGCTTTACAAGACGGCGTCGCAAACGGTCGACAAGAGGCGAATCGGGTAATGCAGGAGGAGACGCGGGAGGTGCTCGATGACTGA
- a CDS encoding Rieske (2Fe-2S) protein → MADAFHEAVPLAKLEEEGRALMQADGTPIALFHHEGEVRAVNNRCPHMGFPLTEGSVDEGVLTCHWHHARFELSCGDTFDPWADDVDTYTTEIRDGVVYVDPQPKRSEPPGVHWRGRLEDGLEQNLSLVLAKSAVALQDAGVDAAETVETGVLFGTRYREGGWSSGLTILVALANRLPDLEEEDRKRALFQGLTEVASDCADQPPKFDQEEFEAREVPFSRLKSWFRENVEVRDADGAERVLRTAVAEGCDEAELTELLVSAATDHRYLDTGHAFDFVNKATEALDLIGWDHEHADDVLASLVRGLATADRAEERSSWRQPVDLAAMCEDSFDRLDDLVAAGEGETWERPDDFTDRLHSADPEVAFDALESAIRGGATVEELAAAVTHAAGKRVALFSTGNEFSDWNTVHHTFTYANAVHRAAERTDATELYRGVFDAAVNVYLDRFLNTPPAPEPSVEPDADPAEALEQLLLRFEQQGEVNAAAAHAAHFLDGGGDPAELKAELGHALLREDAGFHTFQAYEAACRQFDRRYDGSGEIPPEARDMLVAAARYMAAHFPTRREREQTFSIAARLLRGEKLHGEESEADPDVEATADD, encoded by the coding sequence ATGGCAGACGCCTTCCACGAAGCGGTCCCGCTGGCGAAACTGGAGGAGGAGGGTCGAGCGCTGATGCAGGCCGACGGCACGCCCATCGCGCTGTTCCACCACGAGGGCGAGGTCCGCGCGGTGAACAACCGGTGTCCCCACATGGGCTTCCCGCTCACCGAGGGGAGCGTCGACGAGGGGGTGCTGACGTGCCACTGGCACCACGCGCGCTTCGAACTCTCCTGCGGGGACACGTTCGACCCGTGGGCCGACGACGTGGACACGTACACGACCGAGATCCGGGACGGCGTGGTGTACGTCGATCCGCAGCCGAAGCGGTCGGAGCCGCCGGGGGTCCACTGGCGCGGCCGCCTGGAGGACGGACTGGAGCAGAACCTGAGCCTCGTGCTCGCGAAGTCGGCCGTCGCGCTGCAGGACGCCGGCGTCGACGCGGCCGAGACCGTCGAGACGGGCGTGCTGTTCGGGACGCGCTACCGCGAGGGCGGATGGTCCTCGGGGCTCACCATCCTCGTCGCGCTCGCGAACCGGCTGCCGGACCTCGAGGAGGAGGACCGCAAGCGCGCGCTGTTCCAGGGGCTCACGGAGGTGGCGAGCGACTGCGCGGACCAGCCGCCGAAGTTCGACCAGGAGGAGTTCGAGGCGCGCGAGGTCCCCTTCTCGCGGCTGAAGTCCTGGTTCCGCGAGAACGTCGAGGTGCGGGACGCCGACGGCGCCGAGCGCGTCCTCCGCACGGCGGTCGCGGAGGGGTGTGACGAGGCGGAGCTCACCGAACTGCTCGTCTCGGCCGCGACGGACCACCGCTACCTCGACACGGGCCACGCGTTCGACTTCGTGAACAAGGCCACGGAGGCGCTCGACCTGATCGGCTGGGACCACGAGCACGCCGACGACGTGCTCGCCTCGCTGGTCCGGGGGCTCGCGACCGCCGACCGCGCCGAGGAGCGCTCCTCGTGGCGACAGCCGGTCGACCTCGCGGCGATGTGCGAGGACTCGTTCGACCGCCTCGACGACCTCGTCGCCGCGGGAGAGGGGGAGACGTGGGAGCGACCCGACGACTTCACCGACCGCCTCCACTCGGCGGACCCGGAGGTCGCCTTCGACGCGCTGGAGTCGGCCATCCGGGGGGGCGCCACCGTCGAGGAACTCGCGGCCGCCGTGACCCACGCCGCGGGCAAGCGCGTCGCGCTGTTCTCGACGGGCAACGAGTTCTCGGACTGGAACACGGTCCACCACACGTTCACCTACGCGAACGCGGTCCACCGCGCCGCGGAGCGAACCGACGCGACCGAACTGTACCGCGGGGTGTTCGACGCCGCGGTGAACGTCTACCTCGACCGGTTCCTCAACACGCCGCCCGCGCCGGAGCCGTCGGTCGAGCCCGACGCCGACCCGGCGGAGGCGCTCGAACAGCTCCTCCTCCGCTTCGAGCAGCAGGGCGAGGTGAACGCCGCGGCCGCCCACGCGGCCCACTTCCTCGACGGCGGCGGCGACCCGGCCGAACTGAAGGCCGAACTCGGCCACGCGCTCCTCCGCGAGGACGCGGGGTTCCACACGTTCCAGGCGTACGAGGCGGCGTGCCGGCAGTTCGACCGCCGGTACGACGGGAGCGGGGAGATCCCGCCCGAGGCGCGGGACATGCTCGTCGCCGCGGCCCGGTACATGGCCGCCCACTTCCCGACGCGGCGCGAGCGCGAGCAGACGTTCAGCATCGCCGCCCGCCTGCTGCGGGGCGAGAAGCTGCACGGCGAGGAGTCGGAGGCGGACCCGGACGTGGAGGCGACCGCGGACGATTAG
- the lwrS gene encoding LWR-salt protein: MEAAYVFRVRFTLSPRGVRLDPEEFETTARVPAATPGEEGWLLFRDALWRGEENDSTYARELVAERLPEGVEVLSATFSEFETDEAYLDALEDEIGRDLAAFRADSVTEVKHKYFGSSIHVR; the protein is encoded by the coding sequence ATGGAGGCGGCCTACGTCTTCCGGGTCCGGTTCACCCTCTCGCCGCGCGGGGTGCGGCTCGACCCGGAGGAGTTCGAGACGACCGCGCGGGTGCCGGCGGCGACGCCCGGCGAGGAGGGGTGGCTGCTGTTCCGCGACGCGCTCTGGCGCGGGGAGGAGAACGACTCGACGTACGCCCGTGAACTGGTCGCCGAGCGGCTCCCGGAGGGTGTGGAGGTGCTGTCGGCGACGTTCAGCGAGTTCGAGACCGATGAGGCGTACCTGGACGCGCTGGAGGACGAGATCGGTCGGGACCTGGCGGCGTTCCGGGCGGACTCGGTCACGGAGGTGAAACACAAGTACTTCGGCTCCTCGATCCACGTTCGGTGA
- a CDS encoding AzlD domain-containing protein: MTTTYGPAAIWGAILAAGLATYAIRLSFIHLFGRVEGVPPALERLLAYVPPAVLAALVAPDFVPASATVAALADPTLVGGAAAVAAAWYTEDVLWTVGAGMAGLHLARFLL, encoded by the coding sequence GTGACGACGACCTACGGCCCGGCGGCGATCTGGGGCGCGATCCTCGCCGCTGGGCTGGCGACGTACGCCATCCGGCTCTCCTTCATCCACCTGTTCGGCCGCGTCGAGGGCGTGCCGCCCGCGCTCGAGCGCCTGCTCGCGTACGTGCCGCCCGCGGTGCTCGCGGCGCTCGTCGCGCCCGACTTCGTGCCCGCGTCGGCGACGGTCGCCGCGCTCGCGGACCCGACGCTCGTCGGCGGCGCGGCCGCGGTCGCGGCGGCGTGGTACACCGAGGACGTGCTGTGGACGGTCGGCGCGGGGATGGCGGGCCTGCACCTCGCGCGGTTCCTGCTCTAG
- a CDS encoding HAD family hydrolase: MVPDAYDFWLFDLDGTVVDADWTYTREVFDRVGGRLGREFTDRQAEVLWHGLEGSRDPILREWGIDPAEFWPAFHAVEDPMTRAEATYLHEDAARLLTALHEREVPVGVVTHCAEFLADPVVEHLDLTDWFDVVLSCSEETGWKPDPEPVNAAMSALGVEAATQQGVLLGDGASDVGAAWNAGLDAVHVERHGYDERGRCVRADHRVASFDELPRGEADRDAPTGATLADPAGSSGVEVGDRGP, from the coding sequence ATGGTCCCCGACGCCTACGACTTCTGGCTGTTCGACCTCGACGGCACCGTGGTCGACGCCGACTGGACCTACACCCGCGAGGTGTTCGACCGGGTCGGCGGCCGCCTCGGTCGCGAGTTCACCGACCGCCAGGCCGAGGTGCTCTGGCACGGCCTCGAGGGCTCGCGCGACCCGATACTCCGCGAGTGGGGCATCGACCCCGCGGAGTTCTGGCCCGCGTTCCACGCCGTCGAGGACCCCATGACCCGCGCCGAGGCGACCTACCTGCACGAGGACGCCGCGCGCTTGCTCACGGCGCTCCACGAGCGGGAGGTCCCAGTCGGCGTCGTCACCCACTGCGCCGAGTTCCTCGCCGACCCCGTCGTCGAGCACCTCGATCTCACCGACTGGTTCGACGTCGTCCTCTCCTGCTCGGAGGAGACCGGCTGGAAGCCCGACCCGGAACCCGTGAACGCGGCGATGAGCGCGCTCGGCGTCGAGGCGGCGACCCAGCAGGGCGTCCTGCTGGGCGACGGCGCGAGCGACGTCGGCGCGGCCTGGAACGCCGGCCTCGACGCGGTCCACGTCGAGCGCCACGGCTACGACGAGCGCGGCCGCTGCGTCCGCGCCGACCACCGCGTCGCGAGCTTCGACGAACTCCCGCGCGGCGAGGCCGACCGCGACGCCCCGACCGGCGCGACCCTCGCCGACCCCGCCGGCTCCTCGGGCGTGGAGGTCGGCGACCGGGGTCCCTGA